In Rutidosis leptorrhynchoides isolate AG116_Rl617_1_P2 chromosome 2, CSIRO_AGI_Rlap_v1, whole genome shotgun sequence, one genomic interval encodes:
- the LOC139888692 gene encoding uncharacterized protein, which yields MDYRLKLSVTMENSLQITPSEVEVTNKEIVAGIKARLGLSQTKWVDEVPYVLWVHRTTPKRSTGETPFSLVYGTEAVIPAEIRVPTERILAFDIENNSSILRENLNLLEERRIMAAIRQADAKQKMAKYYNKRVRYVQFKEGDLVLRDNEASRQEKQGKLGLRWEGPYKITKAHPNGSYTLSAPSGEEIPRTWNAMNLKKFYA from the exons ATGGATTATCGATTGAAATTGTCAGTGACAATGGAAAATAGTTTGCAGATAACCCCTTCAGAA GTTGAGGTAACAAACAAAGAAATTGTAGCTGGCATAAAGGCTAGGTTGGGGTTGAGTCAGACTAAGTGGGTAGATGAAGTGCCATATGTATTGTGGGTTCACCGCACAACGCCAAAACGGAGCACGGGTGAAACACCATTCAGTTTGGTATATGGCACTGAGGCAGTGATACCGGCCGAAATCCGTGTTCCAACAGAAAGGATTTTGGCATTTGATATTGAAAATAATTCATCCATCTTACGTGAAAACTTGAATTTATTGGAAGAAAGGCGAATCATGGCCGCCATCCGTCAAGCGGATGCAAAAcagaaaatggcaaaatattataacaagcgAGTCAGATATGTGCAGTTCAAGGAGGGGGACCTAGTGTTAAGAGATAATGAGGCGAGTAGGCAAGAAAAACAAGGGAAGTTAGGGCTACGATGGGAAGGCCCATATAAAATTACAAAGGCACATCCTAATGGGTCATATACCCTCTCAGCGCCCTCCGGAGAAGAAATTCCACGAacatggaatgcaatgaatttaaagaaattttatgcgtag